The genomic interval tataatatataataagatgataatatgtataaaatattccgtaaaaatcctaataaaataaatttaattcgaatttataataataaaaaatgaataaaataataataaaatctaaagatatatcatatattaaaatcCAAATgtgataaataaattaaatattgattaattctaaCTATTTTCGAAAAGCGGGTTAAATCAAAGCAAATAGCTAATTTGAATGGGATgaaaaatgaggaagagatggtttattttaaatgaagtAGTTATCATaccaatttttatattaaaaataaatttaaatttaagagattggtttattttaaatcaaattctaATGATAAAGTATAGCATAGCTTGTTAAAGAACATAAGGAAAACCTAAATCCATGAAACATTTGTGTAAGTAACAAAAGTTGACAATGTATGGAGTAACAATCCAACTGATTCTTGTGCAATCAACtgcattttgatattttttttcccaaaatgttaaaataatataaaaaatagcataacaattaatttattaaaaatggtaAGAAATATACAGTTAATTCATTAAAAATGTATGTATACATTATGAAAAAACAAtataaagaattaaataaaatatatgataaaagaaattttaataatataatatttcaaatataaatttggtagaaaaaatTTGATACTATGATCTAAACAGCTAAACCAACTTCAGGGACATTTTAAAGGGAGTTCATCAAGGGAAATCCATTAGTTTCTTTTAAACCAGAGAATTCTATTagtttaattcaaataaaaagcTATAAGAAATGCACAAAAAGGGGTGCGGAGAAATTTGtggttaattaaaattaaaaaatctataAGAATTGCTACAAAAAGAGAGTGCATCAAAGAAGAGATATAGgttagtttaattaaagtaaAAGTCAGTTATGATTAATAAAATACGTAATTTGTGTTCTAATTCAAAACAAGTGCCAACGTAGATGCTTCGTGAAAGTAACTAAAGAACAAAGATAGCACTTTGAAAATTGGTTTTTGGGTCAATACTGTTCAAGAAACCAATAATTGGTGACATATTGAACACCATAGAAAGGTATTTAACATTAGCAAAAAACATGTGCATAGTTGACACTTCTTAAAGTATGTATCCTTAATGGTGAATGTGATAATGACACTTCTTCATAAAAGTATTATATATTGTTTAAAATACTAGTTCGAGATATGTGCGATGTACGTGACTTAAAATTTTTAACGGTGAATGTTTAGAGTAAAATCTAAAttgtaatttaataattttttaacataaGTTTTTTATCGAACATTCATTGAGTTTAGTAAGTAAATATTTGACCGGGAGAGAATTAATTTAGAAATGGtgtaaaaaattatatatttcttgTTTAAGTAATTGACCATGGATATGAGAgatttttaatattgttgaaaGTTTTTTCTGACAATTTTAaaggtaaataatttttttgaatgaataaactaataattgaatttaaaatttaaatagttgATGTGAAATTTAACAATATAATAGAGaaattatataaacatatatggattaatatttttcaatatataaatatataaatatatatagatagatagatggATGGATTGAtagataaatgaataaaattaaaatatgatgcAAATAAAGTTTGTACTAAAAATTGATATAACATGGACATAATTACCTATTccattgtattttatttaaattgtctataataattatttgaaaaatgtgcCATAAATtctaggaaaattattttaaatgatcaaattactaaaaatatttacaactaatagcaaaatatcatagtctgctccaagctaagcacgcttaactttgaaGTTTCTATAATTGAGTCACCAAAAAAGAAGGTGCACTTTGTTGGTATAGGTCgtaacttttaattcttttaaaccttttttaaccatactttcatgtcctcaggatctaaccatactttcatgtccatctctctcattcggatgtgatactggttcattcatgtacATTTTCTCTACTCTCCCTCCATATCTCCCACTCCcctattttctctttattttttgcATCCAATGATCTTCTCCATCATCTcaaccttcttctttctctttacaATATGAATAACAACTGAAAATAAACATATCTtaaattgtaattaaaaaaaagcaataaaacatatcaataataataaaacctCTACTTGCTTAATAATATACCAAAAGATGGACAAACATATGCCATAAAAACTCACACAACCTATATAAACAAAATTGTATATCAAAATATcatattaacttttaaattgcccttcaaatccaaaatttaagaacCAAATGAATTACGTATCTTTTATGTATATAAATGAAAAGCACAAATAATTATACCTTTTTAAGCATTATAACGGAATTTCGGGGATTGCATAAATATCAATTACGAGTAACATGCATATATTTGCAACCAAGATACAAAATAGAAATCTACAAACTATTATTATGGACAAATATGAAAGGGAAAAAGCGAGAGATTCCACAATATAATCacttataattatatcaaaatttaaacaaaaatataggAGTTTAATCTAAAATGAAACCGTCTTATTAAAAATCTACACTTCGCTAAATAAAAACCAGTCAAATCAAACCCAAACTTAATCTTCATGACACGATCATAAATTTCAAATGATCGGTTAATAGTTTACTTTTTCAAAactaactaaataaataaataaatccaaGAAAATCCTCTAATCTATTCACACAAATTCGAAGACCCATAGAAATTTGCGGTGTTTGAtgaagaaaatttgaataaaCCATGCTAATGGATAGACGGTACATGAATCCAATAGTCATTCATCTTGTTCatcatcaaaattttaaaaattatgaaactATGTGAAACAAccattaaactttaaaaaatcttGAACATAGGTTTTGGGATCCGAAAACTCAAATCAACGTGCAACAGAACTAATTTTATCAAAGTTTTTGTTCATAAAAAATTTGCATCATGTTATAAAGAATGAATTATActtgaaaagttttaaaaggaaGGGGTTGAATGGTTTTATAATACATGGGCATGAGGcttttacaaaagaaaaaaaaaacttatttgaagaacaaaaaatgaggcttttaaaaaaaataggcttttaaaaaaaatacatgaaaaGGAAAACGAAAAAACTAAGAGTAAAAGGGCAAAAAacgggaaaaaaaaagagaattttgaaaagaagtaaGGGCAAAATTATAGGATCGGTATGTCTAGGGGCGAGTACGGTAGGCCGATAAACCGATACGACCGATCGAAACCGGCCGAAATAGGGTCGACTGGTTGGAAATCCAACAAAAATCGAGCGGGGTCGGTTTGAAAGGGAACCGCCGATTATAGGTATTGATCGGACACCCAACGACCCAACCCGACCCCGAACCCGATCGACccacttttgaaaaaaaaattaaattaaattaaattattatttatatatataaaattcctTCACACTCGTCGTGCGCCTAGggtttcttttttagtttttcgtCCGCTTCCGGTGCTTCCTTCACAGTTCACACTCGCCATTCGAATCGCAGACCAGGCACGCCGTCCACAGGTCTTCCTTCACACTTCCGTTCCTCTTCGTTGCTCCActcatcttcttccttgctCTTCATCCACAGGTCTGTAATGCATTCGCAAGCACGCCTTCTTCCTTGCTCTTCGTTCACACTTCATAGGTCCGCAAGCTCCTTCCTTGCTCGTTTCAGTCCACAGGTCCACAAGTCCGCAGGTTTCAAATCTCTTCCTTGCTCGTCTTCTTCCTTCCTTGCTCGTTTTCGATTTTCAGCCCGAGGTCCGTTTTCGATTTGCAACTGCAGGTCCGTTTTCATTATCGATTTGCAATACATTTTGTAATGTATTCTAATTTTATAGAGATTGAACTAAGAATTGGAAGATTTACCTAATAAATATGAaactgatatatatatatatttagcaTAGAACTGATGCTTATGTAAAGCTGAAATCCTTTGAATTTTTGTGAATTGTGTGATACTGACGAGTGACAATGTTTGTCATGTTGTGGTTCAGCTACATGGCTTCAACGGATATGGAGTTTGATGGAACTGCAACTGATGCATCAAAAAATGAACGAGATGCAAAAGGAACGGATGCCAATACAAATATCATTGATGTTGATTCAGCAAATGAGACATCAGACATTCCAAATCCATCGAAAAGAAGGAAGGCGGTGAAAAAATCCATGGTTTGGGATCATTTTGAGAAGCTAAAAGTGATCCTAATGACCCTCATGCTCAATGTAAGTACTATGGAGTTATCTATGTATGTCATTCCAAACGTAATGGTACTGGGACTATGAAGAATCATTtcgaaaattgtaaaaaatatccttaccAGAAAAAGAGAGATCCAACCCAAATGACATTATCTTTCAAAACTAAAGCCAAAGACAATGTTGGGGATAATACGTCACaacttgtatgtgagtcatatAGTTTAGAGAGTTGTCAGGAAGCGTTGGTGGAAATGGTAATTGTTGACGAATTGCCATTCAAGTTTGTGGTGGGTAAAGGAGTTAAGAAATTTGTCGATAGATTAACATGTGCAAGTCAACCTAGATTTGTTGTTCTGTCTCGGTTTACTGTGGCTAAAGATGTGCTTAATTTGTATAGAGTTTCTCTCATTACGGATTGTTGGACATCgggacaaaatataaattacaagGTCCTAACTGCCCATTTTATAGATTCTGATTGGAGATTACATAAAAGAATACTTAGTTTTTTTCCAATTGAGAATCATAAAGGCGATACTATTGGTAAAACCATCGAAAAGAATTTGAAAGATTGGGACATTGAAAGGGTAATGACTTTGACTATTGATAATGCAAGCTCGAATGATACTGGCATTGCTTATCTTTTGAAAAGATTCAATAAGGGATTATTGTTTGGTGGAGAATTTCTGCATGTTCGTTGTTGTGctcatatattaaatctcataGTATGTGATGCTTTTAAGGAACATAATGATTGCATTGAAAGGATTCGATATGCTATACGATTTATAAGATCTTCTCCTGcatgttttttgaaatttaaaaagggcattgaaattgaaaaaaaatcttgtAAGAGTTATGTGTGTCTTGATGTTCCCACTAGATGGAACTCTACATATTTGATGCTTGAGGCAGCTGTAAAGTTTGAAAAGGCTTTTGATAgattagaagatgaagatgctTCTTATAGACACGATTTGTCACCAAATAAGGAAAATTGGACAAATGCTAAGATGTTGATTAGGTTTTTAAATGTCTTTTATGATATGACATTGAAAATTTCAGGGTCTTTGTACACCACTTCAAATATGGTTTTTCATCAGATTACAGTGGTTCAGAATTGTATACATTTGAATGCTAGTAGTGCAAATGCAATGCTAGTTGGAATGGCCAATAGCAtgaaggacaaatttgagaagtattgggggaacaatgaaaaaaataagttGTCGTTGTATGTTACTATTGTGTTAGATCCTCGAAAAATGCTAAGGTTTGTATCTTTTTgtcttaaaaatgtttttggGCCAGAGGTTACCAAATCTATGGGAAATGTAGTGGAACAATGTTGTAGACGTCTCTTTCATGAGTACAATATTACTCATACTCAGGGTGGGAGTGGAGTGGTAGTACTTCTACTAATACACCAATTGTCCCAGCCTCGGAGACCATGATTGATTGTGATCCAACTGAAAAGGTGGGTGAAGACTTTGTTTATGATACAATTGATCTTGATTTTGAAGGCGATGAGACTACACCTTTCGAACAAGGGTCAgagattgatatttatttgttgGAAGCGAATGTTAAGAATGAAGGTGATTTTAACATACTTCGATGGTGGAAGAGGAACAGTCATCGGTTTAAGGTTCTTAGTCGTATGCCTAGAGATATTTTGGTAATTCCAGTATCTACTGTAGCGTCTGAGTCGGCTTTTAGTACAGGAGGACGTGTTGTTGATTCATCATGTTGTTCATTGGCTCCAAAAACAGTGGAGGCTCTTATTTGTactcaaaattggctaaattctgGTCCAATAGATCTTAAAGTTCAGCATGACATGGAAGAAGCTTCATTATTTGAAGAAGGTATTTATTCatcatttgtattttgtagttgTAACTTGTTAGATTAAAATCTTAAtgaggttttctttttcttcttaatctTAATTATATAGGATTAAGAGCGGTTATGGACAATGAAAAAGACATTCAAGACCTTCCAGATTTTGTAAAGTTGTCTGTTAACGATTAAACatttatcatttgattttattgtaATTGGGTTGTATTggataattgactttatgtctTATTGTAATTGGCTTGTATTTGAAATTGActttatgttgtaatttctattttctaCTTTGATTGTATTGTATGTGACttgtgtaaaccccgaactcttggtttcctagataagcatgtttagccaaaggaatgttatattatatatatttattaagtaacaattcatgtttatttataggaattatgatggaagggaaggaaaaacatattaaatgaggGGTGGCGTGACAGTTAACCCTTGAACTCTAGAGGCGGCAGGaagtttttggaagaagaacttCAAAAGTATGGTTTCGACAATTGACATGAGAAAGTTTAGTGAAATCAGTGTCATTCGAAAACTGAGAGAATCTAGTTGCAAGGTTGTCTTGCCAGAGGAAGACTGCAcaaggagaagaacaagaagtgaagaaagtaTAGAAGGGGCAGATCTTGGGTTAATCTGGgctcgaggtgaagattggaagttcCAGGCCAAACTATAAAATATTCTTAGCTGGAATTTTAAAgtaagaaagttaactcaattctaaacaagtttgtagaaggaagtttcttgaaaagagctctggattttgagttctgaatttttgaagttataacagggaatcggtgcataagcagacagctgcttgggaagaacaaacaAACAGTTCACCGTGGGAGTTATAGCTAGTTATggggatgaggatctcgcttataaagggaatctcactaattttgtgaaaaggatctcgctctagaaggaaaccTCACTAGGAACTGGGTTGAGTATCACTGGTAAGGTAggtatcgctaggatgaaagtTTTTCAGGAAAAAGCTTGATCttgctctagaggatctcgttgatctcgctctagaggattTCGTTGATCCCGCTTTAAAGGATCTCGTTGATCTCACTCTAGGGGATCTCGTCGATCTCACTCTtgaggatctcgctgatctcgctcttGAGGATCTCGCTGATTTCGCCCATGAGGATCTTGCTGATCTCGCCcatgaggatctcactcatgagggGGATCTCACTCATGGGGATCTTGCCAGTAAAGTTGTCTTTATTGAagaaagttcctttaataaatgaattatttgagatattttactaagaattctaagtagtttaactggGAATTGTATCCTTTTAGTCCAAGAAGAGTTAAAAGAGGCATATAAACCATTAAGAGCTTGACGAGCGGTGAGTGAGTAAGTGAATTAATGTCTCCAGTACTTATGCATATAAGATCAAGTAAGTTACAAtgacattaatgatgaatttatactctCTTAAGCAACAAAtagttggagaataacttaatgcatgtttccAGGTTTGTATATGTGtagcacaggccaaggtatATCATGTagtcattacaaaagttaagttctaatgttgaaatatgtttcctagaggaaggctatgagagaatgagttcttgtgtagaTGGTACGCAATAGAACTTAACTTGATGCTACAAAATACCACGgtaccaaaggacatttgagaaggtacctgaccaacttgataccaaaggacatttgagaaggtatcttagtagctcgatactaaaggacagttatgagaaggtatctgagcggaagtacctaaggtatgacggtacttagtatggccacgtgcacgtaggcagcTGAATGAGAGGCGAAGTATGGCTCTCTTGGTCAGTAATAaatgttgggagctagagcatttaggctcgttctcaactagggaataatgatgtttgatGATATCAAAGAATGGTTTAAAGATACATTTAGAAACATTTGCTAGAAATATTCattagtatatttacatgtttatagtaatGTAATGCATAATGTTATACAATTTTATAGTCGCTCACTGGGCTTTTAGCTCATAGAATTTATGTGTTTTCCCTtatcaggtagcggtcagttttcTCAAGATTGATTCTGCTGCTGCTTGTCACCaaaagactcggcttattaagaagacttaggttgatgatctgtttatgtacacatgttttgagagggactagggcttcttTAAGAATGTTTGGGCCatctgtgaatatttttctgtaaatGTAATGTCTTGGTTGTATGCTTGTATCTATGTAATCTTTGTATAACCTTAAGGGAGGTTTGTTGTATGCGTATATTAATAATGTTTTAAATAGattggtatttagattagaaaTCTTGGGTGGTGGgtgctggcagtagggctagtaactaccacggtcatatcctcttcaAGAATAAAAggataatctgggagggggtgtgacaagttggtatcagagcataagattttgggaatgAGAGAGGAAGTTCATGCATAAGTCTAAGTCTCTAAGtgtgagtccctaacatgtgtacattgtaTTAGGTGAAATGTCGAGGCAACGTGGCAACCGATTAAGCAGCACAGGTGGTAAGAAACTGACCCTGCAATAAGGGCCCGGAGGGTTAGAGAGAAACCCACCAGGCCGGAGAAATAAGGATGAATGATCTAGTGGTCGGAAACGGTGTCCTGAGGAGAGTTGATGTAGCTTCCTCAGGCAACGGGCAGATTCCTCAGCTAGAACGATGTAAGTTTTTTGAACAGGATAGTGCGAGATTAGCAAGCCGCAGTTAGGACTGCTGTAGCAGCCGACCCAGAAAAGAAATATGTATTGAGAAGTGTTAAGCACCTAGAGGCGTGAACATTATGAAGGAACATACAGATCGATTGGAAGCTGGTTATGGCTGGTTGTAGTTGAAAAATGTAGTTTCCAATGTTATGAGTTGTCATAAGAGGACAAGAAAAGTAGGGCTAGCCACCTTTCTACTACAGAAAGGAGCaaagaaatggtggaaagtgatatcgCCAGCCGAGCCAGTACAGATGTGATGTTATGGTCTGAGTTCAGAAAAGCCTTTGAAGACAAGTCATTCGCCCAGCTCCGTTCCGGGATGCAAAAAGGATGAGATCCTCAGATTAACACAAGGAACGATGTTAGTGGCGGAATATGAGCAGAAATTTACAGAGTTATCACAGTATGCTCTGCTGATTATTGCTGAAGAAAGAGACAGATGTAGGAAATTTGAACAAGGTTTGAGGAAGGAAATCAGAACTTTGGTGACGGAGTTTGGCAGATGATGAGCAGTTGCCAAGAGGTAGCGAGTCGAGCGTAGTTTGGTAGATGATGAGAGTTATCACGACTAATTGGCTagattttaaccaattagtagAAACAGCAACACGAGTCGAGCGGAGTTTGGCAGATGATGAGCAATTGCCAAGAGGCAGTGAGGTAGTGGTAGGGCATAGAGACAGAGGATCCCGACCTCCAGTTGCAACTCAGACTAGTGGAAGCCAATTCAGGGGAACCAATTGGCAGGGatccaagaaaagaaaaaatgagacCCTCGGCCAGTGCAGCTGATTGATCAGAGATGCCACGAGCTGGTGAGTCGGTGGCCAGCACAGATAAGAGACCGACGTGCCCTAGTTGTGGCAAGAGGCATTTTGGGGCATGCTATAGTGGCAGAGGTGTATGTTTTCAATGTGGACAAACAGGGCATTTCAAGAAGGACTGTCCCTAGGTGAACAGGGACGTCCCAACAGCACAACAGCCAACCTCCCAGACAGTTAACCAACCAAAGAGTGCTAGAAATCGAGGCGAAGGGTCAAGTGGTGCCAAGCAAAAGAATGTCGTAGGTCGACCCCAGCAGTAGGGGAAAGTGTACGCCATGACACATCAAGAGGTAGCAGAGTCTCCAGATGTTGTGACCGGTATGTTATATTATGTGAACAGTCtgcttatattttatttgatcctggtgccacacattcatttatatctagCATGTATGCATCTAGTATAGATAGGTTGGTTGAACCTATGCCTGCAGAGTTATTTATCTCTACCCCTTTGAGAGATGTGATAATGGTAGATAGATGTTATAATCATTGTGGAGTACTGATCAATGGTCAGAACTTCTATGTTGGTTTACTTCCATTAGAATTTTTAGAGTTTGATGCTATCCTGGggatggattttctaagtaagtATCGTGCTTCAGTAGACTGTTACAAGAAGGAGGTAGTACTTAGAAAATCAAATGGCCAAGATGCAATGCTGACAAGAATCAAAAGATTAGCCGCAGGGAATTTGATATCGACAGTTAAAGCTCAGAAGCTGTTGAGCAAGGGATGTAAAGCCTATCTGGCTCATGTAGTGGTTGCTCAAGGGAAAAAACTGAACCCAGAAGATGTCTCAGTGGTAAATGAGTTTCAGGATATATTTCCTGAAGAACTATCGGGATTACTACCCGACAGAGAGGTGGAGTAAACCTATTGACTTAGTTCTAGGAACAACTCTTATATCGCAGGCACCGTATAGAATGGCGCCAACtgagttgaaagaattaaaggttcagTTGTAAGAGTTAATTGACAAGGGATACATTCGACCTAATGTATCGCCTTGGGGAGCTCCAGTATTGTTTTTTAGGAAGAAAGACGGTACACTTAGATTGTATATCGACTATAGGCAACTGAATAAGGtaacaattaaaaacaaatgtCTGTTACCACGCATTAGCAATTTGTTTGATCAACTAAGAGAAGTCATGATGTTTTCAAAGATAGACCTGAGATCGGGTTATCATCAACTGAAAGTGAAGGAAGCTGATATTCTTaaaactgcatttaaaacaagatatggacattatAAACTTAGTAATGTCATTCGGATTGACAAATGCCCCTGCGGTATTCATGGATCTTATgaacaggatatttcatccctacttggaccagttcgtgataatattcattgatgatatactgGTGTACTCTGGTAGTAGGGAGGATCATACAACTCACCTGAGGATAGTATTGAAGACGTTCCGAGATAGGcagttgtatgctaaattcagtaaatgtgatttttggttagatTGTGTGGTATTTCTTAGGCATGTTGTTTCAGTAGATGGCATTAGTGTAGATGCCCAGAAGACAAAAGCAATAGTTAATTAGGAACGACCCACGACTGCTTCAAAGATACGCAGTTTCCTAGATTTGGCACATTATTACCGGAGGTTTGTGGAAGGTTTCTCTAAAATAGCCCTTCCGTTGACGAACCTGATCAAGAAAGGCATGAGGTTTGAATGGTCGTCAGAGTGTGAGCATAGTTTTCAGGAGCTGAAACAGAGATTAGTATCAGCACCAGTGCTTACCTTGCCTGTTCCAAGTAagaaatttgagatttattgtgacgCATCCCGATAGGGATtggg from Benincasa hispida cultivar B227 chromosome 10, ASM972705v1, whole genome shotgun sequence carries:
- the LOC120089083 gene encoding zinc finger BED domain-containing protein RICESLEEPER 1-like — its product is MVAPVMEEDTINSIRSMEAYFIALEAPVPAPYMASTDMEFDGTATDASKNERDAKGTDANTNIIDVDSANETSDIPNPSKRRKAVKKSMVWDHFEKLKVILMTLMLNKKRDPTQMTLSFKTKAKDNVGDNTSQLVCESYSLESCQEALVEMVIVDELPFKFVVGKGVKKFVDRLTCASQPRFVVLSRFTVAKDVLNLYRVSLITDCWTSGQNINYKVLTAHFIDSDWRLHKRILSFFPIENHKGDTIGKTIEKNLKDWDIERVMTLTIDNASSNDTGIAYLLKRFNKGLLFGGEFLHVRCCAHILNLIVCDAFKEHNDCIERIRYAIRFIRSSPACFLKFKKGIEIEKKSCKSYVCLDVPTRWNSTYLMLEAAVKFEKAFDRLEDEDASYRHDLSPNKENWTNAKMLIRFLNVFYDMTLKISGSLYTTSNMVFHQITVVQNCIHLNASSANAMLVGMANSMKDKFEKYWGNNEKNKLSLYVTIVLDPRKMLRFVSFCLKNVFGPEVTKSMGNVVEQCCRRLFHEYNITHTQGGSGVVVLLLIHQLSQPRRP